A stretch of DNA from Anopheles ziemanni chromosome 3, idAnoZiCoDA_A2_x.2, whole genome shotgun sequence:
CGTGGCGTTGGACCGACGGCGCAGCGAGCCGCAGTGATAGCGGCCGTCGAACTTCCGGTGTACGATTTTTGCAAGCTGCATCTGATGGAAACGTTCGGCGATCAGGTAGCGAATCATTTCATGTAAGTTCCGAGCAACTGAGGAAGCAGAGGCGGAAAGCAGTGTGACCTATCGCTCTGTTTTTGTATTTCAGATCTAGTTTTATTGCTAGCTTAGGAAGTGCGGTAGCTTCAACTCCAATCGATGTGATAAGAGTAGGTGTTTTGATTGTCGATCTTCGGTTCCTCGAATCTGCTGAGCAACCATTATATCcccacttttgtttttttcagaCCCGTTTGATGAACCAACGTCACGTACATCAGCTGCAACATAGCATTTCGCCGGCCACAACGGGCACAAGTCCGCCACATCGGCTCTTTTACACGGGAAGCGTCGACTGCGCCGTACAAACCGTCCGGAATGAAGGCTTCCGTGCCTTATACAAAGGTTTCATTCCGACCTGGGTGCGTATGGGACCATGGAACATCATTTTCTTTATAACCTACGAACAACTGAAGCAGTTCTACTAGGTGCAGTCGGTCCTCCACCAAACCCCCCGATCCCTCTCCCCCTTCCCTCCTTTTAGGTAATGCATTGTCATGCTTCAAAACCAAAGCTTGGATTACATTTAATGATCTTCAATGAACCAGAGATTTAAATGGCATTTGTGATGCATTTGTAAGAAATGACCACGTAAATCAAACAGGTTATGTTAAAATCAGTTTAACCTGCCTACACAACTAGTAGGCAAAGTATAATAAAGCACCCaccacaaaacaaataatcgACTCTATCGTTCCGTTTGTCAACTACTAGTGACTTACTTGTTGTAGTCTAAATACAGAATTTTGATTGATAAAATAACGAAtggcaaatagaaacaaaatgatATCATACTTGTGATTGgcaaattttattcaattttaatttccttccgAATTTTTGTATCCTCTTAAGTTGATCACATCCTACAGGTCGGATGTACAGCCCAACGCCCCCAACGGAACCAACATTTTATTGGCCGTAACCATCGAAGAAACCCCCATCGTTCTCTGCTGTATGATGTTGACGCTCTGTTTAAGGTCCTGCGTTCCGTCCCGTAGTCTGTGTCTCGATAGCCTTTCAAACATTTACTTCATAACTTATCAAGCCCACAGACAAATCGTGTCTTCTACTGCAATCGTACATATAAACTGCATCTTTAGTTCTTCGTGGAGCTTTTCATTTAAGAGCCTTCTGGGTATGTTTGGTTTTACCCATTTCTGGctccatttttgtttccacACGCACGCCATcttatttgtttatctttcgCTTAAAAGTacatataatattttaaaaatttggttttctATGTTGAACCACAACTTAACTAAcgttgaagaaaatttaaaaagaacgCACACATAGTATATCTtacgaaagaaaattgaaatggtACACGATCCTCCCCTTCTTGCCCATCTTATAATAGTTCTCTTATATTTTTCGTCTGTAGCGCTTACGAATTTGATGTGATTCAGGGTCGAGTTGTGATAAACACATCATGTGTGTCTTTCTTGGTGATTGCGGTTGACGCGCGTTATCGAAAAccaaaattcaaaaaacaattatcAGCTTCATCTGACTTCATCTGAGTTTACCCAACATATACAAAGCAACTTGTTTTATCGTTTACTATTTCTCTATTAGCTGATAACGGGTACAACCTACTCTGCTAGGAAATATGTATGTCGGTGTGGAACAGAGAATCGATCCTGATTTCCCTCGAAAAAGTACAGTATTTGTGCTAAAAGAATTCTTCAATGGCGGGAAACGGTCTAGGATGCGACCTTGAGTCCCTGTTTTGCACCAAGTTATCGGTTGCAAATGTTAATCTAAGattgaataataatattaataaaccTCCATTCTAGCTTCAGCTATTTCCCAGCGAGGGTGATTATTGATGGTGCCCAGTGGACGAAGAAGAAGGACCCTTCAGCGGTCGGGACTTCCTGGTGGTCGCGTAGTACGGGTGCAGGTGCACGctgaaaagaaggaaacattCATAACATTACCTTCTCGGAAGGAATAGAATTTGTACCAATTGTTATCAATTGAAAGCCTTCTGCTACTAAATGTTATTGAAGTTAGTTTTCGTTCCATCGATGGCTTGTTGGCAATTTTCTTATCAAAATAATGCCCGGAAGTGCTAAGCTTTATTAGTAGGTGAAAAAAGCAAATTCGTAGAAGCTTGAACAGGCAGATGATGCTTTTGAATCTGCATGTGTTCCAGTACCTTGTTGCCATGTGATGATTGGGGCCACTCAATGGCGATGACATGCTCAACGGGGACGAGGCCGGCGAGCGGATGGACCGTCGAGATGTGACTGGGGCTCCGTCAGCATACCCCATGGCTGCGGTACTATGCTTACCACCGCTGCGACCGCCAGCCGGCGTTGATGAGTTCTGTTGCGTCTGCTTTGATGGTTGCAACTGAGAGTTGTGTTTGGAACTGGCCCTTTCGCTGCAGGCTGTGCACGTGGGGGTGTCGCTGGGATTACCACATGTCTCGCAACCGTTATCCGGCACTTCGGTAATCGAAAGGATTCGCTGCGATTGGCTGCGGGGTGGACAGAAACCAACGCGTATGGGAACCGCGTTGTACGATGTGCCATTATAGCCGTTTGATACTTTTTACAATGCATCCTTTGATTCTACGTCTACTACGCTCTAATACAATCAAATGGGTGAAATCATTGATTCATTTGGCCAAGCAAGGtgtagaaaacaaattattataCATTCGATTCCAATAGGAAATGGCCAGCCTTTTGAAAGAAAGTAATGATTGATAGCATTTCACTTGATCCTCACGCATTGCAAACGGGATTTCGGTGTTCTGAGCCGTGTGTATAATTGCAATATTTTACGGCATACTACGAATGTTGGAAATACTTACCTCGGTTGATTAGAAGGCAGCGCCAACTGCTCCGTACGGCGACCACCGGATCCGTTCAAAACGGTACGCGCCTTATTTTGGAACTCGCGATCAAAGTCTTCCGCTTCCTCGTCATCCAGGTTGATGTAATCTTGGCGTTCTTCCTGCACGCCCGTATTCAAATTTTGCTCACGCTCGATGATGTGTGCTCGCTCACCGATGTGATGCCCGATGGCCATTTTCTTCGTGCCCGTGCGGCTGTCCTGTACCGTTTTGCGCGTCTCCTTGATGCCTCCCGGACCCGTGCGTGTGCTCGAGGTAGCCTGATAGACCTGCGGTCCATTCGGTCCGGATGTCATGGAAAtgacgctgctgctgcagaaCGATGCACCATCGACGGGGCCCATACTAAGCAAACGATTCATTGGTGGCGGTGTGAACATAGTTGGCATCAGCGCATTGTGGCGCATTCCGAAGGCAGGACCAGCGGCTATTGCCTCCATTCCACCACCGAGCATTCCGAACGGGTCGGAGAATAATGAGTTCAGCATGTTGTTCATCTGGCGCATCGAACGCATGTGATGGCTGTTGAATGTGGCAGAAAACGAACGAGAAATGTACTCCATTGGTTCATGGTCATTTGAGGCTCACTGTGCATCATTCGACGATGATGAGAAATTTAGCTTTAATTTGCTGTCCCTCTGTCAAATGCTCCAAGTGGCcctctttttttcctgctACGCACTCGCGCCACAGAATGATTTACACACATTTTACTTACCCGAAAATTGGATCCTCCTCCAGATCATTCATCATTCCGAAAAGAGACATATTCACCAACGATAAACACGACCtttgcaacaaacaaacgcgaTTTTTTCTACGATTTGTGAGAAAAACTTTACGAGCGTATGATTTTCGTGTCTACGTCGAAGCGAacctagtgttggcagaatcgggattagGAAGACCAGAACACTCGATTGCTAGACGGATTCGAATcggatttgatttgtttaggacTCGATTTGTAGGTTAGTTGATTTTCATGATCAACAAACTACATACAATGGTGATAATCACATCGGAAATGTATGGTTTAATGATTGGATAAATGATTTTCAGAccagtttaaattattttacatcATCTCGCGTTTGATGGATTGAGGTTCGGATTTGGATCTCCGAATGGTGGAATGGACTCGAATCGCTGCAGATTTGCCCACCACTATCCATATTGATTTCTCGATTTCGAGCACTCGCAGGTACTCGAATGTACTCGAAATATCTGGAACCTGTGAAACGATTCCTTCACTTCACGGATAATGTAGATTTGTAAGGTTTAGCAATGCGAATTTCCACAACATTAttattgatgttttgtttttaattacacgtatgtaaagcaaaacattattttatttgaataagtTTCGTTGGTAAGTTACATGAAATCGACTAGACTACCGACTATCGAAAAATCGGGCTGACTAAATAAGAATTTTCTAAGAGAAGTATTTTGCTAGAACTATCGTAGAACGTACTATTTCTGATCAAACATTTGTAGGAGCTGTTCATTGGTATCAGTAGTATCTTCCTCAACTGCCTTGAAATCTTCCTTGTCcaagttaatttttttcatcaattttgtcAAATTGCTTTCTTGGGGGATGTTTTGTACATTACCTAGGCACAACGATTCATCGTCATTGGATGTATGCTTGTATTTTTGGGTCTCTACACTAGAGTGGGACGATTCACTGTGATTGTTTCCTTCTGCGATCACTATCTCGTTCAAAGCTCCATGGAGTGAAGAGGACTGAGAAACTTGAGTAGACTGTATTGGGTTAATAGAAGTACTTGTCGGATCATGATGAATGTTTAACTGTTGGACCAGTGTGTCAATTTCATGTCCAGCAGTTATCATATCCGTGCCTGAGTTACCGGGCGAATTGTTCAATTCACTAGTAGTTCGTAGCGCGGTAAGGTTGGCTGTTTTAGAATAGACATTTTCTCCAATGTTGTTTATGTAGtagttataaaaaatattgtttttcggTTCGGGCTCGAATTCTCCGTTTGATTTCTGCAGGCCCATGCGGATAAGTATAGATATTTTCGTGTTATATGGCTTTAACCATTTACATACTTTGCGATGCACGATTATTTGCTCATCTTCGCATAAGGGTTCCCACAGTTCAATGAGAGTTTTTTTCACGTTATCAATCAAAATTTGCTTACGCATCTCCGGAATCAAACGCCCAATCCCGTCCAGATGGCGAAATGTTAGATCCAGTAGCATTTgagcatttttgttggtcaaaAACATCTGCCACTTGAATATCATCACCATGAGATCCCACAGCTTGTCCATGGAGCTCACATCCAAACGCATTAGCGAGCAGCAGGCAATGTCTGTCAGTAGGATTCGTGTTTGTTGAACCGTCAACATACTTTGTTGATAAGCCGTTGAAATGTAATGTAGAAACTTGGGGTCCAACAGTACCTCGGTGATTTCACGGAGAACTAAAATAAAAGTCAGACAAATTTAACCGTATTTgttatttctattttaaaatattttaaataacgaATTCGAATGTCAAACACTGTACTAGTGACAAACAGTAAGCAAACGTCATATTGGTCAAATGGATCGACCTGAAAAAACTAGTTATCTTTGATACCTGCCAGTcttaaaaaccaaacaaacacaactcGCAACATACTTTATCCGAAGCACCGGTGGTTATTTGGTAAATAATAATTAGTTCTTAGCGTGTGAATGTGGCATTATGTTGGTACTCTTTTCTATTCTTTAGCCTTGCACAGATCGTCAACGATGTCCGGACTTGAATCGTATGTTAACAATACGGTATCCATTATTACCGCCGATGGCCGCAACTTTGTCGGCACGCTCAAAGGCTTCGATCAGACCGTGAATATAATCCTGGATGAGTCTCACGAGCGCGTTTATTCTATGACTGCTGGCATCGAGCAAGTTGTCCTTGGATTGCATATCATCCGCGGTGATAATGTTGCCATAATTGGACAGTTAGACGAAAGCATAGACAGCAAACTAGATTTTACCACCATACGCGGTATGCCTCTAGAACCTGTAGTGCACTAACAAAAAGGATTGCACATACCATGTTGAACTTAGCTCTAGTTCATGCGATTAACATGGTTGTGTGAACAAAAAGGGAAGTATGAAGAAATTAAGCTTATTTTAATACGACAAAAAATGTATGGTACCGGTTTACCGCAAAGAAATGCAAGATACTCTCAGCGCAAAATACGAAATGGGGCTCTTTTCTTgaagtgtaaaataaaaaaaatacgctAAACATTATATCGATTGTCCTTATTCTCGTGATGGAACGCTAGAGCGGGCCGTGTCGCAAACGTAGCACCCGCCAATCAATCGAAAAACTGCAAATGAGGGAGATTCCGCATGTTATACCCAACTTACCTTGTGCGGATTTATCCAGCGGAATGGACTGCGCCTTAAGTCGTTGATCAATCACATACAACATCTCACAACCCAAgtttaaaatgattaaaatgttAGTCACAGACATTATGCTAGGGGTAAACGCTCAACGAAAGAGGCACGCATGCACAACCTATATCCACAAAATAACCTGTACAGATAGCAAAGGTCAGTACTGTACTGATACCGAATGTTTCCGTAGTATTCGAGAAACCAGGTTAAAATTGCTTGCCAGCCGCTATgatatttctgtttttgcaTCGGTTGCTGTACGTTTTGTTGGCAACCGTGTCTCCATGGTTACGAGCGTACAGTATCTAGTACACAGTGTTGTTGATGGTAGGTTGAAAAAAGGTAAAGTTGGTATCGAATGGTGTATTGGAATCAAGGGacatgtttacttttattcaGCTGTATCGGTACGGGCAACAGTTTAAAAGTTTAAGTTTCATGTATGACTTAAGCGatcggttttaatttttatgcacTCCGCGAAACATTCGAAGCATAATTTCCCCGTCCACAATATGATGTTCGATTCCGTTGCAACGGTCGTTTTGGTTAGTTTCAGCTCGGCCAGCCAATGGGAAGTGCGACCAAAACAACGTGCTGTCATTCGATCACCAGTCCAAATTCTTCGCCGACGATCGAGGATTACCGTAAATGGTCAAATATTTTGCCTGTCTTCAGGGTTCAGATTCAGTTGTAGTTAAATTTTGCACGTGCTCAACTTTATAGTGTATTTAATTGACTCTGGAACGCAAATACAGTTGTATTCGTCATGTGTGATTCGCTAGAAGAAAAGTTTGGCGCCTGGGAACTGTTCGAGGAAGTATGGGAAAGGGTTGTCGATACCGCAACGGAGAAGGAAGCTACCAAAAATCTACCCAACATACTTTGCGAGGCACTAAAGCTGTTCCGAGAAGAAATTACAACCACACATTTAACCGAGTGCCGCCTTAAACTCAAATTAAGCCCAGATGTGAAAGACAACGTTAAGGCGGATCATGCACGTGCCATGGGGAACGCTTTGTTCCATCCGAAAGTGAAGAGATACATCGAGGCCGTAAAACGATACAATGAAAGCATTTCATTCTCCGCAAAGGGATCTGAAGCTAGAGCTCTAGCGTATGCTAACCGGTCAGCTGTTTGCTACGAGCTTCATCAATATCAAGAATGTCTGGACAACATACGCCTGGCTCGCGAATCAAACTATCCTGCCCGATTAATAGAGAAGCTGAACAAACGGGAAACGGCTGCCGAGGATGCGTTGGAAGATGTCGCTAGAGGCAAAAAGAACACAGGGGGTTCTAAGGCCAACGTAGATGCGCCTAAAAAGTTATCCTTAAGCTATGAGGGGAGCCATTTGGTGCCACATGCTGCTAACTGCTTAGAACTGCAGACCAGTGATGAATTTGGGCGATTTGTTGCCACTACCAGAGATCTGAAGGCTGGTGATGTAGTTATTATAGAAAAACCCTACTGCACCTTACTGCTTGATGTGTATCGGCTGATACGTTGCGATTTTTGCCATCAGGAAAGAATATTCAATCTCATCCCGTGCGAAGGGTGCACGGTGGCCATGTACTGTTCGGAGGAATGCATGACGCAAGCCTATCAGCGCTATCATCTGTACGAGTGTGGAGTAATACGCGATATGTGGCGTATTTTCACGAAAATTCCCATGATGGCCATGCGCACGGTAACCACAGGGATCGCATCGTTCAACCACAATTTGCGTGACATGAGAAAACACCTGCAAGATATGGACGAATCGAAAGTAGATGGGTTTACAATGGACTGGACAAAAGCCACCCCGAGGGAGGTATACGAGACTGTCCATGTGTTGATAaccaattacgaaaaacgCGATCCTAAAGATCTCGCACACAGGACATTTTTCGCGATTATCATCTATGATCTGTTAGTTGAACGTTCCAAGTTGGGGCCGGAGTGCAATAGTGATCCGGATATTTCATCTCTCATAATGGAGCTTCTTCTGAAGCACCTGCAAACGACGCCGATGAATATGCATTCTCAGTACTACATGGATTATCAACCGGAAGAAAAGTTGTACGAAATCATGAATTATGCTTCCGCCTGCTTTCCTCTGTTAAGTATGATTAACCATTCTTGTGCGCCAAACCTAACACGTGTAACATTGCACGATGGACGCTGCGCTGTTGTTATCTCTCGCCCAATTAGTAAAGGAGGACAGCTCTACGATAACTACGGGTAAGACATGTTCCATCTAACATGTCATGATAGGGTTTTCCCTGATTTTAACACTTACTTTTCACAATTTCCTCATTCCAGACAACATCACAGCCTGATGCCAGTTCGGGAAAGACGTGCCAAACTGTTGACGCAGTATAAATTTCTCTGCAACTGTGAAGCATGTGTTAACAATTACCCCTTGTATAACGAACTACCTTCAATAAGTGATTTTCGACATGGTCTGATTGACGCTGCTGATATACACGCTCAACTAGTGCTGCATCAGCCGAAGATAGCTGCCGAACTTTTGCCAAAGCTAAGTCAGTACTTAAACAATATCGGCCATCAGTATCCGCGGTACGAAGTAAGCTCTTGCCAGGAACTTTTTTTGCGTTCGTTTCAAATATTGTTCATGGAAACTTCCAATAGTGCCCAGTATTGGAAATATTGCAATCCCTGAACCTTATCGCCTACGTACTGATCTTTGTAACGGCggacaacattttttttttatttatcttacaATTTACTTTCTAGCATTATTAAACGGCAAAGATATCTAAAATCAATCGAACTGGATTTTGGAAAGCGAGTGAAAAGTATCTGTTGATATTGCGTTTATGTGATGATGCTACTGCAATGCGTTGAATATATtcaatagtttattttttactatcTCATGAAGTTGAATTTAACTTTATCGTTGTTATTCTTGTGAAGTAGCCAAGTAGCCAATAAAGTTATTGAAATATCTAAACAATCAAGAATTTGTtgtaaagaaagaaagcagTATCGGAAGCATTCATCCTCTCTACACTACATTATTACACTATTCGGTCACATTGTTTAGAGTTACAGGGTGAGAAAAAAACGGCCATGGTCCGATTTGAACACACGACCTGAGCAGTTGCAGAAAATGCGTTTCACGCAAGGCTAAGAAAGcatattttgaaaatagtGCAACT
This window harbors:
- the LOC131287821 gene encoding U6 snRNA-associated Sm-like protein LSm8, translating into MSGLESYVNNTVSIITADGRNFVGTLKGFDQTVNIILDESHERVYSMTAGIEQVVLGLHIIRGDNVAIIGQLDESIDSKLDFTTIRGMPLEPVVH
- the LOC131287014 gene encoding SET and MYND domain-containing protein 4, yielding MCDSLEEKFGAWELFEEVWERVVDTATEKEATKNLPNILCEALKLFREEITTTHLTECRLKLKLSPDVKDNVKADHARAMGNALFHPKVKRYIEAVKRYNESISFSAKGSEARALAYANRSAVCYELHQYQECLDNIRLARESNYPARLIEKLNKRETAAEDALEDVARGKKNTGGSKANVDAPKKLSLSYEGSHLVPHAANCLELQTSDEFGRFVATTRDLKAGDVVIIEKPYCTLLLDVYRLIRCDFCHQERIFNLIPCEGCTVAMYCSEECMTQAYQRYHLYECGVIRDMWRIFTKIPMMAMRTVTTGIASFNHNLRDMRKHLQDMDESKVDGFTMDWTKATPREVYETVHVLITNYEKRDPKDLAHRTFFAIIIYDLLVERSKLGPECNSDPDISSLIMELLLKHLQTTPMNMHSQYYMDYQPEEKLYEIMNYASACFPLLSMINHSCAPNLTRVTLHDGRCAVVISRPISKGGQLYDNYGQHHSLMPVRERRAKLLTQYKFLCNCEACVNNYPLYNELPSISDFRHGLIDAADIHAQLVLHQPKIAAELLPKLSQYLNNIGHQYPRYEVSSCQELFLRSFQILFMETSNSAQYWKYCNP
- the LOC131285943 gene encoding protein OSCP1 → MSVTNILIILNLGCEMLYVIDQRLKAQSIPLDKSAQVLREITEVLLDPKFLHYISTAYQQSMLTVQQTRILLTDIACCSLMRLDVSSMDKLWDLMVMIFKWQMFLTNKNAQMLLDLTFRHLDGIGRLIPEMRKQILIDNVKKTLIELWEPLCEDEQIIVHRKVCKWLKPYNTKISILIRMGLQKSNGEFEPEPKNNIFYNYYINNIGENVYSKTANLTALRTTSELNNSPGNSGTDMITAGHEIDTLVQQLNIHHDPTSTSINPIQSTQVSQSSSLHGALNEIVIAEGNNHSESSHSSVETQKYKHTSNDDESLCLGNVQNIPQESNLTKLMKKINLDKEDFKAVEEDTTDTNEQLLQMFDQK
- the LOC131286257 gene encoding myeloid leukemia factor produces the protein MSLFGMMNDLEEDPIFGHHMRSMRQMNNMLNSLFSDPFGMLGGGMEAIAAGPAFGMRHNALMPTMFTPPPMNRLLSMGPVDGASFCSSSVISMTSGPNGPQVYQATSSTRTGPGGIKETRKTVQDSRTGTKKMAIGHHIGERAHIIEREQNLNTGVQEERQDYINLDDEEAEDFDREFQNKARTVLNGSGGRRTEQLALPSNQPSQSQRILSITEVPDNGCETCGNPSDTPTCTACSERASSKHNSQLQPSKQTQQNSSTPAGGRSGGKHSTAAMGYADGAPVTSRRSIRSPASSPLSMSSPLSGPNHHMATSVHLHPYYATTRKSRPLKGPSSSSTGHHQ